Genomic DNA from Microbacterium lacus:
ACCCCGGCGCGTTCTTGGACGAGTACCAGTCGGTGCCGATCTCCTTCATGTCCTTGCGGAACACCAGGTCGCGCGTCGTGATGTCGTTCACGATCGTGTAGCCGGCGACGTGATCCATCGCCTCTTCGCGTGACACCCGGAAGGCTTCCCGCCCGATCACGACGGCGAGTTCGAGCTCCCAGTCGTGCACCTCGCTGTACGCGGGGAGCTCCAGCGGAACGTCGTCACCGACGACGGCGGCCGGCAGCCCGATGAAGAAGTACGGCTCTCCGTTCGCGGCGCGGTCGTCCATCATGGTCGCCGCGAACGCACGCGCCTCCTCCGGGGTGCGGTCGGTGTTGTTCGTGAGGCCGGCGGCGACGAGCTCGATCACGTGCTGCCGGTAGTTCGCGCCGGTCTGCAGCACCTGCCGGGGCTGCACCGGGGCGGTCAGGGTGACATCGGCGAGCGGCGTCCACCCGTCCGCCTTCGCGGCGAGCGCGGCGACCGTGTCCCACGAGCCGGCCGCGAGGAACGCGTTCAGGTTCGGGGCGCCGAGTTCGTCCGCGCTCACCCGGCGGATGCGGTCGCCGGCGACCACCCCGAGTGCCACGTCGTCGCCGTCGCGGAAGCGGGCGAGGGCGTAGGGGGCGGCGGGTCCGGAAGACGTCATCGGCTGTGCTCTCTCTGGGTGATCAGGGCACGAACGCCCACACACAACTTTCGTCTGAGATCGGCATATGCGGGAATCCCCTCTCGCCTATCGCGATCATCAGGATCGTTTATGGCGCCGCGGTTCTGCCGATTCCGCCGCCGCGAGCGCGTCGGCGAACCGGGCGTCGTGGAGGGCATCGGCGAGATCCGTCGGCTGCGTCTGGTCGGCGGCGGCGGCGAGCGCACGGCGGAGTGTGAGGCGGTGGAGCGTTTCGAAGCGGTGCGGCGCGATCGTCGTTCCCTCGCCGGTCGTCTGCTCCACGCGCTGCACGAGGGCCCCGTCGTCGATCGTGACCTCGGCGCGCTCATGGCCGAGCGTGTGGGCCCGGATCACGGACGCTCCGGTCCGCGCGACGGACACCAGGACCGTCACCGGTACCGTTGCCCGTTCGAACAGCGCGAGCGAAGCCGTGGGCGTGGCCTCCACCGCGACGGACCGCAGGTCTCCCCTCGCGAGCAGCCGGGCCCAGGCGACGGCGTCGCGCGTGGTCCCGATGCGCTCGGCCGCCGTCGCGGACGCCTCGACGACGACGGCGCGAACCGCGTCGGATGCCGCGCCGAGGCCGTTCGCGACGTCCGGGCGCACCCGTCGCCGGGCGATCACAAGGGGGATCCGCACCCCCGCGTGCAGTGCCTCGAAGTCGGCGGTCCGCAGCGAGACGGCATCCGAGACGACGAGCGCCACCGCGCCGTCATCCTGTGCGCGCAGCGCCTGCTCGACGACGCGTTCGCCGCCGAGGACGGCGACCGCGTCGTGGGCTCCGTCCGCCACTCGGGCGGCGATCGGGAGTTCGGCGACCGCGGCGAGGAAGGCCGGCTCCCGGGTGAACACCGCCGCGCTCATCGCGCACCACCTTCGCGGACCAGCTCGGCCGCGGCATCCGCCAGCGCGATCGCGTAGCGCGCGTCGTCGAGGATCTCCTCGTACTCGATCGCCTCGCCCGAATCCAGGAGGTCGGCGAGCGCCCGCCACTCCTGGAGATAGCCGTCCTGCTCGGTGCGGGTGTACGTCGTCCACCGGCCGTTCGCCGCCCGCACACGCACCGCTGCGCTGCCGGCGTGCACGAACGGCGGGGGGAAGTCCACTTCGACGCGGTCCTCGGATGTCGAGATGCCCAGCCGCCAGAGGGTGTCCGCGCCGTCCTGGTGCATCACCGCGGCGAGATGAACGAGCACTCCGCCGGAGCGATAGCCGACGCACAGGCCGATCGGTGCGATCGCGCGAGCGTAGACCACCTCGCCGTCAACGGGGAAGCCGGGCGCCAGGTCGCGCAGGAGCGGCAGGTCGTGGATCGCGAGGCCGATCATGAGCCGGCGGACGATCTGCGCCGCGACGGCCGGGTCCTGCAGGTCGGGCGCTCCTCCGCGCTGAGCCAGGACGGGCGGGTCGTCGGTGA
This window encodes:
- a CDS encoding Gfo/Idh/MocA family oxidoreductase; this encodes MVYGVGIVGAGPGVAALHLPTAARLGEEFAVVHISDGGSGRAAALAARVGARHSSGVDELLADPRVDVVAICSPPEQHAEQILAAVQAGVRGILCEKPLAMTTADAENVIDACRGAGVALIVGTNHLFDDAWGRTKHHLVAVGGPVQTVSVSMSLAPNGRYHADVTDDPPVLAQRGGAPDLQDPAVAAQIVRRLMIGLAIHDLPLLRDLAPGFPVDGEVVYARAIAPIGLCVGYRSGGVLVHLAAVMHQDGADTLWRLGISTSEDRVEVDFPPPFVHAGSAAVRVRAANGRWTTYTRTEQDGYLQEWRALADLLDSGEAIEYEEILDDARYAIALADAAAELVREGGAR
- a CDS encoding fumarylacetoacetate hydrolase family protein; translation: MTSSGPAAPYALARFRDGDDVALGVVAGDRIRRVSADELGAPNLNAFLAAGSWDTVAALAAKADGWTPLADVTLTAPVQPRQVLQTGANYRQHVIELVAAGLTNNTDRTPEEARAFAATMMDDRAANGEPYFFIGLPAAVVGDDVPLELPAYSEVHDWELELAVVIGREAFRVSREEAMDHVAGYTIVNDITTRDLVFRKDMKEIGTDWYSSKNAPGFLPTGPFLVPAAFVDAADAHVLLELNGQPMQDASTDDLLFDIPALISGASQISPLLPGDLLLTGSPAGNGQHWKRFLRDGDVMTGTIANLGTQVVRCVGAS